The following proteins are encoded in a genomic region of Brachypodium distachyon strain Bd21 chromosome 1, Brachypodium_distachyon_v3.0, whole genome shotgun sequence:
- the LOC100828449 gene encoding uncharacterized protein LOC100828449 — MASSSSWSPGATLDGPIRARSLSTCAASDDDDVSRSLAQPERVVSRLRTQETLRALCKKYSVPNGFTPVLAGDLPSSAPPPAGSVCVYVDALDAGMSFPLHPFFGTVLHHFGIAPGQLAPNGWRALAGFVVLSHFARVAPSLAVFRYFFALCPCRNKLHSLRAKEVAGLLFGRLNAKNRGWKEEFFFLASPTAWPCPVQWGEPSKSSTFDPTLTIPEKTVAASLLRARGSSPIDLTTYLHESNLAAAKIIRASPPFPTPQEKAAAVARTSAAKVAVMSEQDRDSLSFGKRRKLGEDPSCPPGFSALRKPPPTSKDGGKERCALRPHGGGDWQAARQLLQGVVTPSRERELAASKPADVFASSYFSLLQTANEVAFSLGYALELEEKLRARAREADEVQAELGRKLKARERRAAEEADALRAELREAKAELEQAKGDADWAKKAAAAAAAREVSAAREHARALAERELHGYARGMGDMKRAALRRYPRLDPARLVVPIHGPP, encoded by the exons atggcgtcCTCATCATCCTGGTCGCCGGGCGCAACCCTCGACGGGCCCATCCGCGCCCGATCTCTCAGCACCTGCGCAGcaagcgacgacgacgacgtctcGCGCTCGTTGGCACAGCCCGAGCGGGTCGTCTCGCGGCTGCGCACCCAGGAAACCCTGCGGGCCCTCTGCAAGAAGTACTCCGTCCCCAACGGCTTCACCCCtgtcctcgccggcgacctcccttcgtccgcgccgccgccggccgggtcCGTGTGCGTGTACGTGGACGCGCTGGACGCCGGGATGAGCTTTCCGCTCCACCCTTTCTTCGGCACGGTTCTCCACCACTTCGGGATCGCCCCGGGCCAGCTCGCGCCCAACGGCTGGCGCGCCCTGGCCGGGTTCGTCGTGCTCTCCCACTTCGCCCGCGTGGCGCCGTCCCTGGCCGTGTTCCGGTACTTCTTCGCGCTCTGCCCGTGCCGGAACAAGCTCCACTCCCTCCGGGCCAAAGAAGTCGCCGGCCTGCTCTTCGGCCGGTTGAACGCCAAGAACCGGGGGTGGAAGGAGGAGTTCTTCTTCCTGGCGTCGCCGACGGCATGGCCGTGCCCCGTGCAGTGGGGGGAACCTTCCAAGTCCTCCACCTTCGACCCGACGCTCACCATCCCGGAGAAGACCGTGGCGGCCAGCCTGCTGCGTGCTCGCGGCAGTTCCCCGATTGACCTCACCACGTATCTCCACGAGAGCAACCTGGCCGCGGCCAAGATCATCCGGGCATCACCACCGTTCCCAACTCCTCAAG AGAAGGCAGCCGCGGTCGCGCGCACGTCGGCAGCGAAAGTGGCCGTGATGAGCGAGCAGGACCGCGATTCGCTGTCGTtcgggaagaggaggaagttGGGAGAGGACCCCTCTTGCCCGCCGGGTTTCTCCGCCCTgcggaagccgccgccgacaagcAAAGATGGTGGGAAAGAGCGGTGCGCGCTCCGTCCGCATGGCGGCGGAGACTGGCAGGCGGCGAGGCAGCTGCTGCAGGGCGTCGTCACGCCGTCGCGGGAGCGCGAGCTCGCGGCGTCCAAGCCGGCCGATGTCTTCGCGTCCAGCTACTTTTCACTGCTCCAG ACAGCGAACGAGGTGGCCTTCTCGCTGGGCTACGcgctggagctggaggagaagctgaggGCGCGAGCGCGGGAGGCCGACGAGGTGCAGGCGGAGCTGGGCAGGAAGCTGAAGGCGCGGGAGCGGCGcgccgcggaggaggcggacgcGCTCCGGGCGGAGCTGCGCGAGGCGAAGGCGGAGCTCGAGCAGGCCAAGGGGGACGCGGACTGGGCCAAgaaggcggccgcggccgcggcggcgcgggaggtcTCGGCGGCCAGGGAGCACGCGCGCGCGCTGGCGGAGCGGGAGCTGCACGGGTACGCGCGCGGCATGGGGGACATGAAGCGCGCCGCGCTGCGCCGGTACCCGCGCCTCGACCCGGCGCGGCTCGTTGTGCCCATCCACGGGCCGCCTTAA
- the LOC100829684 gene encoding ATPase 6, plasma membrane-type isoform X1: MASISLEEVRNETVDLSTVPVEEVFKTLKCDRKGLTEAEGANRLKLFGPNKLEEKKDSKLLKFLGFMWNPLSWVMEIAAIMAIALANGGGRPPDWQDFVGIVSLLFINSTISYIEEANAGDAAAALMAGLAPKTKLLRDGRWEEQDAAILVPGDIVSIKLGDIIPADARLLEGDALKIDQSALTGESMPVNKYAGQEVFSGSTVKQGEIEAVVIATGVHTFFGKAAHLVDSTNNVGHFQQVLTAIGNFCIISIAAGMLVEILVMYPIQHRAYRDGIDNLLVLLIGGIPIAMPTVLSVTMAIGSHRLSQQGAITKRMTAIEEMAGMDVLCSDKTGTLTLNKLTVDKSLIEVCSKSVDKDMVLLYAARASRVENQDAIDTCIVNMLADPKEARAGIQEVHFLPFNPVDKRTAITYIDGNGDWHRVSKGAPEQIIELCNMAPEAEKKVHASIDQYADRGLRSLGVSYQQVPEKNKESAGEPWQFIGLLPLFDPPRHDSAETIRRALHLGVNVKMITGDQLAIGKETGRRLGMGTNMYPSTALLGDKNSPVNGLPIDELIEKADGFAGVFPEHKYEIVKRLQDKKHIVGMTGDGVNDAPALKKADIGIAVDDATDAARSASDIVLTEPGLSVIVSAVLTSRAIFQRMKNYTIYAVSITIRIVLGFLLVALIWKFDFAPFMVLIIAILNDGTIMTISKDRVKPSPTPDSWKLNEIFATGVVLGTYMALVTVLFFYLAHDTDIFTETFGVRPIRDNDRELMAALYLQVSIISQALIFVTRSRSWSFVERPGFLLLFAFFAAQLVATAIAVYADWDFCGMQGIGWSWGGAIWAFSVATYIPLDVLKFIIRYSLSGKGWDNVQNKTAFTNKKDYGKGEREAKWAVDQRTLHGLNQPAASDILNTKEELSAIAEQAAKRAEVARLRELHTLKGHVESVVKQKGIDIDTIQQSYTV; encoded by the exons ATGGCGTCCATCTCCCTCGAGGAGGTCCGCAACGAGACCGTCGACCTG TCGACGGTCCCGGTGGAGGAGGTCTTCAAGACGCTGAAATGCGACCGGAAGGGGCTgacggaggcggagggggCCAACAGGCTGAAGCTGTTCGGGCCCAACAagctggaggagaagaaggacagCAAGCTCCTCAAGTTCCTGGGCTTCATGTGGAACCCGCTGTCGTGGGTCATGGAGATCGCCGCCATCATGGCCATCGCGCTCgccaacggcggcggcaggccgcCCGACTGGCAGGACTTCGTCGGCatcgtctccctcctcttcaTCAACTCCACCATCAGCTACATCGAGGAGGCCAACGCCGGggacgccgcggccgcgctcaTGGCCGGCCTCGCGCCCAAGACCAAGCTGCTCAGGGACGGCCGCTGGGAGGAGCAGGACGCGGCCATCCTCGTCCCTGGTGACATCGTCAGCATCAAGCTCGGTGACATCATCCCTGCTGACGCCAGGCTGCTCGAGGGTGACGCGCTTAAGATCGACCAGTCGGCGCTAACGGGCGAGTCAATGCCGGTCAACAAGTACGCCGGGCAGGAGGTGTTCTCGGGCTCCACGGTGAAGCAGGGCGAGATCGAGGCCGTCGTCATCGCCACGGGCGTGCACACCTTCTTCGGCAAGGCGGCGCACCTCGTGGACAGCACCAACAATGTCGGCCACTTCCAGCAGGTGCTCACGGCCATCGGCAACTTCTGCATCatctccatcgccgccgggATGCTGGTGGAGATCCTGGTCATGTACCCGATCCAGCACCGCGCGTACCGGGACGGCATCGACAACCTCCTGGTGCTGCTCATCGGCGGGATCCCCATCGCCATGCCCACCGTGCTGTCCGTCACCATGGCCATCGGCTCGCACCGGCTGTCGCAGCAGGGCGCCATCACCAAGCGCATGACGGCCATCGAGGAGATGGCCGGCATGGACGTGCTCTGCAGCGACAAGACCGGCACGCTCACGCTCAACAAGCTCACCGTCGACAAGTCCCTCATCGAGGTCTGCTCCAAGAGCGTCGACAAGGACATGGTGCTCCTCTACGCCGCCCGCGCGTCCCGCGTCGAGAACCAGGACGCCATCGACACCTGCATCGTCAACATGCTCGCCGACCCCAAGGAGGCCCGCGCCGGCATCCAGGAGGTCCACTTCCTCCCCTTCAACCCCGTGGACAAGCGCACGGCCATCACCTACATCGACGGCAACGGCGACTGGCACAGGGTCAGCAAGGGCGCGCCCGAGCAGATCATCGAGCTCTGCAACATGGCACCGGAGGCCGAGAAGAAGGTGCACGCGTCGATCGACCAGTACGCCGACCGCGGCCTCCGGTCGCTTGGCGTGTCGTACCAGCAGGTCCCGGAGAAGAACAAGGAGAGCGCCGGGGAGCCGTGGCAGTTCATCGGGCTGCTCCCGCTGTTCGACCCTCCTAGGCACGACAGCGCCGAGACCATCCGCCGCGCGCTCCACCTGGGCGTGAACGTCAAGATGATCACGGGCGACCAGCTCGCCATCGGCAAGGAGACCGGCCGGCGGCTCGGCATGGGCACCAACATGTACCCGTCCACGGCGCTCCTGGGCGACAAGAACAGCCCCGTGAACGGGCTCCCCATCGACGAGCTCATCGAGAAGGCCGACGGGTTCGCGGGGGTGTTCCCGGAGCACAAGTACGAGATCGTGAAGCGGCTGCAGGACAAGAAGCACATCGTGGGCATGACGGGGGACGGCGTGAACGACGCGCCGGCGCTGAAGAAGGCCGACATCGGCATCGCCGTGGACGACGCGACGGACGCGGCCCGGAGCGCGTCGGACATCGTGCTGACGGAGCCCGGCCTGAGCGTGATCGTGTCGGCCGTGCTCACCAGCCGGGCCATCTTCCAGCGGATGAAGAACTACACCATCTACGCCGTGTCCATCACGATCCGGATCGTGCTGGGGTTCCTGCTGGTGGCGCTCATCTGGAAGTTCGACTTCGCGCCATTCATGGTGCTCATCATCGCCATCCTCAACGACGGCACCATCATGACGATCTCCAAGGACCGCGTGAagccgtcgccgacgccggACTCGTGGAAGCTCAACGAGATCTTCGCCACGGGGGTGGTCCTGGGCACTTACATGGCGCTGGTCACCGTGCTCTTCTTCTACCTGGCGCACGACACGGACATCTTCACGGAGACGTTCGGGGTGCGGCCGATCAGGGACAACGACAGGGAGCTCATGGCGGCGCTGTACCTCCAGGTGAGCATCATCAGCCAGGCGCTCATCTTCGTGACGCGGTCGAGGAGCTGGTCCTTCGTGGAGCGGCCGGGGTTCCTCTTGCTCTTCGCCTTCTTCGCGGCGCAGCTGGTGGCCACGGCCATCGCTGTGTACGCCGACTGGGACTTCTGCGGGATGCAGGGGATCGGGTGGTCGTGGGGCGGCGCCATCTGGGCGTTCAGCGTCGCCACCTACATCCCGCTGGACGTGCTCAAGTTCATCATCCGCTACTCGCTCAGCGGCAAAGGCTGGGACAACGTCCAGAACAAG ACGGCGTTCACCAACAAGAAGGACTACGGGAAAGGGGAGCGGGAGGCGAAGTGGGCGGTGGACCAGAGGACGCTCCATGGGCTCAACCAGCCGGCAGCCTCCGACATCCTCAACACCAAGGAGGAGCTCTCCGCCATCGCCGAGCAGGCCGCCAAGCGCGCCGAGGTCGCCAGGCTCCGGGAGCTGCACACGCTCAAGGGACACGTCGAGTCGGTGGTCAAGCAGAAGGGGATCGACATCGACACCATTCAGCAGAGCTACACCGTCTGA
- the LOC100829684 gene encoding ATPase 6, plasma membrane-type isoform X2, with translation MASISLEEVRNETVDLSTVPVEEVFKTLKCDRKGLTEAEGANRLKLFGPNKLEEKKDSKLLKFLGFMWNPLSWVMEIAAIMAIALANGGGRPPDWQDFVGIVSLLFINSTISYIEEANAGDAAAALMAGLAPKTKLLRDGRWEEQDAAILVPGDIVSIKLGDIIPADARLLEGDALKIDQSALTGESMPVNKYAGQEVFSGSTVKQGEIEAVVIATGVHTFFGKAAHLVDSTNNVGHFQQVLTAIGNFCIISIAAGMLVEILVMYPIQHRAYRDGIDNLLVLLIGGIPIAMPTVLSVTMAIGSHRLSQQGAITKRMTAIEEMAGMDVLCSDKTGTLTLNKLTVDKSLIEVCSKSVDKDMVLLYAARASRVENQDAIDTCIVNMLADPKEARAGIQEVHFLPFNPVDKRTAITYIDGNGDWHRVSKGAPEQIIELCNMAPEAEKKVHASIDQYADRGLRSLGVSYQQVPEKNKESAGEPWQFIGLLPLFDPPRHDSAETIRRALHLGVNVKMITGDQLAIGKETGRRLGMGTNMYPSTALLGDKNSPVNGLPIDELIEKADGFAGVFPEHKYEIVKRLQDKKHIVGMTGDGVNDAPALKKADIGIAVDDATDAARSASDIVLTEPGLSVIVSAVLTSRAIFQRMKNYTIYAVSITIRIVLGFLLVALIWKFDFAPFMVLIIAILNDGTIMTISKDRVKPSPTPDSWKLNEIFATGVVLGTYMALVTVLFFYLAHDTDIFTETFGVRPIRDNDRELMAALYLQVSIISQALIFVTRSRSWSFVERPGFLLLFAFFAAQLVATAIAVYADWDFCGMQGIGWSWGGAIWAFSVATYIPLDVLKFIIRYSLSGKGWDNVQNK, from the exons ATGGCGTCCATCTCCCTCGAGGAGGTCCGCAACGAGACCGTCGACCTG TCGACGGTCCCGGTGGAGGAGGTCTTCAAGACGCTGAAATGCGACCGGAAGGGGCTgacggaggcggagggggCCAACAGGCTGAAGCTGTTCGGGCCCAACAagctggaggagaagaaggacagCAAGCTCCTCAAGTTCCTGGGCTTCATGTGGAACCCGCTGTCGTGGGTCATGGAGATCGCCGCCATCATGGCCATCGCGCTCgccaacggcggcggcaggccgcCCGACTGGCAGGACTTCGTCGGCatcgtctccctcctcttcaTCAACTCCACCATCAGCTACATCGAGGAGGCCAACGCCGGggacgccgcggccgcgctcaTGGCCGGCCTCGCGCCCAAGACCAAGCTGCTCAGGGACGGCCGCTGGGAGGAGCAGGACGCGGCCATCCTCGTCCCTGGTGACATCGTCAGCATCAAGCTCGGTGACATCATCCCTGCTGACGCCAGGCTGCTCGAGGGTGACGCGCTTAAGATCGACCAGTCGGCGCTAACGGGCGAGTCAATGCCGGTCAACAAGTACGCCGGGCAGGAGGTGTTCTCGGGCTCCACGGTGAAGCAGGGCGAGATCGAGGCCGTCGTCATCGCCACGGGCGTGCACACCTTCTTCGGCAAGGCGGCGCACCTCGTGGACAGCACCAACAATGTCGGCCACTTCCAGCAGGTGCTCACGGCCATCGGCAACTTCTGCATCatctccatcgccgccgggATGCTGGTGGAGATCCTGGTCATGTACCCGATCCAGCACCGCGCGTACCGGGACGGCATCGACAACCTCCTGGTGCTGCTCATCGGCGGGATCCCCATCGCCATGCCCACCGTGCTGTCCGTCACCATGGCCATCGGCTCGCACCGGCTGTCGCAGCAGGGCGCCATCACCAAGCGCATGACGGCCATCGAGGAGATGGCCGGCATGGACGTGCTCTGCAGCGACAAGACCGGCACGCTCACGCTCAACAAGCTCACCGTCGACAAGTCCCTCATCGAGGTCTGCTCCAAGAGCGTCGACAAGGACATGGTGCTCCTCTACGCCGCCCGCGCGTCCCGCGTCGAGAACCAGGACGCCATCGACACCTGCATCGTCAACATGCTCGCCGACCCCAAGGAGGCCCGCGCCGGCATCCAGGAGGTCCACTTCCTCCCCTTCAACCCCGTGGACAAGCGCACGGCCATCACCTACATCGACGGCAACGGCGACTGGCACAGGGTCAGCAAGGGCGCGCCCGAGCAGATCATCGAGCTCTGCAACATGGCACCGGAGGCCGAGAAGAAGGTGCACGCGTCGATCGACCAGTACGCCGACCGCGGCCTCCGGTCGCTTGGCGTGTCGTACCAGCAGGTCCCGGAGAAGAACAAGGAGAGCGCCGGGGAGCCGTGGCAGTTCATCGGGCTGCTCCCGCTGTTCGACCCTCCTAGGCACGACAGCGCCGAGACCATCCGCCGCGCGCTCCACCTGGGCGTGAACGTCAAGATGATCACGGGCGACCAGCTCGCCATCGGCAAGGAGACCGGCCGGCGGCTCGGCATGGGCACCAACATGTACCCGTCCACGGCGCTCCTGGGCGACAAGAACAGCCCCGTGAACGGGCTCCCCATCGACGAGCTCATCGAGAAGGCCGACGGGTTCGCGGGGGTGTTCCCGGAGCACAAGTACGAGATCGTGAAGCGGCTGCAGGACAAGAAGCACATCGTGGGCATGACGGGGGACGGCGTGAACGACGCGCCGGCGCTGAAGAAGGCCGACATCGGCATCGCCGTGGACGACGCGACGGACGCGGCCCGGAGCGCGTCGGACATCGTGCTGACGGAGCCCGGCCTGAGCGTGATCGTGTCGGCCGTGCTCACCAGCCGGGCCATCTTCCAGCGGATGAAGAACTACACCATCTACGCCGTGTCCATCACGATCCGGATCGTGCTGGGGTTCCTGCTGGTGGCGCTCATCTGGAAGTTCGACTTCGCGCCATTCATGGTGCTCATCATCGCCATCCTCAACGACGGCACCATCATGACGATCTCCAAGGACCGCGTGAagccgtcgccgacgccggACTCGTGGAAGCTCAACGAGATCTTCGCCACGGGGGTGGTCCTGGGCACTTACATGGCGCTGGTCACCGTGCTCTTCTTCTACCTGGCGCACGACACGGACATCTTCACGGAGACGTTCGGGGTGCGGCCGATCAGGGACAACGACAGGGAGCTCATGGCGGCGCTGTACCTCCAGGTGAGCATCATCAGCCAGGCGCTCATCTTCGTGACGCGGTCGAGGAGCTGGTCCTTCGTGGAGCGGCCGGGGTTCCTCTTGCTCTTCGCCTTCTTCGCGGCGCAGCTGGTGGCCACGGCCATCGCTGTGTACGCCGACTGGGACTTCTGCGGGATGCAGGGGATCGGGTGGTCGTGGGGCGGCGCCATCTGGGCGTTCAGCGTCGCCACCTACATCCCGCTGGACGTGCTCAAGTTCATCATCCGCTACTCGCTCAGCGGCAAAGGCTGGGACAACGTCCAGAACAAG TGA